Proteins from one Triticum aestivum cultivar Chinese Spring chromosome 7A, IWGSC CS RefSeq v2.1, whole genome shotgun sequence genomic window:
- the LOC123149143 gene encoding serine/arginine-rich splicing factor RSZ21A → MARVYVGSLDPAVTARELEDEFRVFGVLRSVWVARKPPGFAFVDFDDRRDAQDAIKDLDGKNGWRVELSRNASSGRGGRDRSGGSEMKCYECGESGHFARECRLRIGSGGLGSGRRRSRSRSRSRSRSPRYRRSPSYSRRSYSRSPRRRSVSPARGRSVSRSPVRGRDESPAYGNGYRRSRS, encoded by the exons ATGGCGCGCGTGTACGTCGGGAGCCTGGACCCTGCTGTGACGGCCCGGGAGCTCGAGGACGAGTTCCGCGTGTTCGGGGTTCTCCGGAG TGTATGGGTTGCAAGGAAGCCACCTGGTTTTGCATTTGTTGATTTTGATGACAGGAGGGATGCTCAGGATGCAATTAAAGATTTAGATG GCAAGAATGGTTGGAGAGTTGAGCTGTCTCGTAATGCCAGCAGTGGTCGTGGTGGTCGTGATCGATCTGGTGGATCTGAGATGAAGTGTTATGAGTGTGGCGAATCTGGTCACTTTGCCCGTGAGTGCCGTCTGAGGATTGGTTCTGGGGGCCTAGGCAGTGGAAGGCGTCGCAGCAGGAGTCGAAGCCGTAGCCGCAGTCGGAGCCCTAGGTACCGCAGGAGTCCAAGCTATAGCAGAAG AAGCTACAGCCGCTCTCCAAGGCGTCGTAGTGTGTCACCGGCTCGTGGGCGCAGTGTGAGCAGGTCACCAGTCCGTGGACGTGACGAATCACCTGCCTATGGCAATGG GTATCGCCGCAGCAGGAGCTAA